The following are from one region of the Strix uralensis isolate ZFMK-TIS-50842 chromosome 4, bStrUra1, whole genome shotgun sequence genome:
- the LOC141942053 gene encoding homeobox protein not2-like, which produces MKRVRTVFKPEQLERLEQEFLKQQYMVGTERVDLAATLHLTETQVKVWFQNRRIKWRKQSMEQKAAKLSQFGVIQPATADSTDIKDHEEDTVDVEL; this is translated from the exons ATGAAGAGGGTCCGCACCGTCTTCAAACCAGAGCAGCTGGAGCGGCTGGAGCAAGAGTTCCTCAAGCAGCAGTACATGGTGGGCACGGAGCGCGTAGACCTGGCTGCAACTCTGCATCTCACGGAGACTCAG GTGAAAGTCTGGTTCCAGAACCGGAGGATCAAATGGAGGAAGCAGAGCATGGAGCAGAAGGCAGCAAAGCTGTCACAGTTTGGGGTGATACAGCCTGCCACCGCGGACTCGACGGACATCAAGGACCATGAGGAGGACACCGTGGACGTTGAGCTTTGA
- the PRADC1 gene encoding protease-associated domain-containing protein 1 produces the protein MELYLAATPRPHRRGRGHRSDRDRQRSRGPGSRRPPRLPASSLRRLMAESANKKARCGGAANGRGAGARGAGRLAAPGAAMLRRSLWLCLCLCSCPARGLRIHEYLYFQVLSPGDIRYIFTATPAKDFGGVFNTRYEQIHLVPADPPEACGELNNGVFIQDQIALVERGGCSFLSKTRVIQEHGGRAVIIADNAYDNDSFYIEMIQDSTRRTADIPALFLLGRDGYMIRRSLEQHGLPWAIISIPVNVTSIPTYEMMQPPWTFW, from the exons ATGGAGCTTTATTTGGCGGCGACGCCGAGGCCCCACCGCCGCGGGAGGGGACACCGAAGTGACAGGGACCGACAGCGCAGCCGCGGCCCGGGGTCGCGCAGGCCTCCGCGCCTGCCCGCCTCGTCCCTCAGGAGATTGATGGCGGAGTCGGCCAATAAGAAGGCGCGATGTGGGGGCGCCGCCAatgggcgcggggcgggggcgcgcggggcggggcggctggCGGCGCCGGGCGCAGCCATGCTCCGCCGGTCgctctggctctgcctctgcctctgctcctgcccgGCCCGCG GTTTACGCATCCATGAATACTTGTATTTCCAAGTGCTGAGCCCTGGAGACATCCGCTACATCTTTACAGCCACTCCAGCCAAGGATTTTGGTGGCGTGTTT AACACAAGGTACGAGCAGATCCACCTAGTCCCAGCGGATCCCCCTGAAGCCTGCGGAGAGCTCAATAATGGCGTCTTCATCCAGGACCAGATTGCCTTGGTGGAGAGGGG GGGTTGCTCGTTCCTGTCGAAGACGCGTGTGATCCAGGAGCACGGCGGACGGGCAGTGATCATCGCAGACAACGCCTACGATAACGACAGCTTCTACATCGAGATGATCCAGGACAGCACCAGGCGGACAGCCGACATCCCCGCGCTCTTCCTGCTGGGCAGGGACGG ATACATGATCAGACGCTCCCTGGAGCAGCACGGGCTCCCCTGGGCCATCATCTCCATCCCTGTCAACGTCACCAGCATCCCCACCTACGAAATGATGCAGCCCCCCTGGACCTTTTGGTAG
- the SMYD5 gene encoding protein-lysine N-trimethyltransferase SMYD5, whose product MAAAAGDVCGAVAGGRAGAGAGAAAEARFISSAKGKGLFATKNIRKGETVFVERPVVSSQFLWNALYNYRACDHCLRALETAEENAQRLLGKSSLVLPHPEQCSIRKDLHQQCPRCQVTYCSAECRQAALEQYHQVLCLGPSRDDPTHPLNKLQEAWRNMHYPPETSSIMLMARMVATVKQAKDKEWWIKAFSQFCSKTANEEEEVVHKLLGDKFKGQLELLRLLFTEALYDEHLSRWFTPEGFRSLFALVGTNGQGIGTSSLSQWVHACDALDLPMLQREELDAFIDQLYKDIEKESGEFLNCEGSGLYVLQSCCNHSCIPNAETSFPENNFLLHLTALEDIEAGEEICISYLDCCQRERSRHSRNKILRENYLFTCSCPKCLAQADDADVTSDEEEEGEGETDDAELEDEMTDV is encoded by the exons AtggccgccgcggcgggggacGTGTGCGGCGCCGTAGCagggggccgcgccggggccggggccggggctgcggcggaGGCGCGGTTCATCAGCAGCGCCAAG GGGAAGGGCTTGTTCGCCACCAAGAACATCCGCAAAGGGGAAACCGTCTTCGTGGAGAGGCCGGTGGTGTCATCCCAGTTCCTCTGGAACGCCCTGTACAACTACCGAG CCTGTGATCATTGTCTGCGGGCTTTGGAGACGGCGGAGGAAAACGCCCAGCGGCTGCTGGGGAAGAGCTCCCTGGTGCTGCCTCACCCAGAGCAGTGCAGCATCCGGAAAGACCTGCACCAGCAGTGTCCCCGGTGCCAG GTGACGTACTGCAGCGCTGAATGCAGGCAGGCCGCTTTGGAGCAGTACCACCAGGTCCTCTGCCTTGGCCCGTCCCGTGATGACCCCACGCACCCCCTCAACAAGCTGCAGGAGGCATGGAG AAACATGCATTATCCACCGGAGACTTCCAGCATCATGTTGATGGCCCGGATGGTCGCCACCGTCAAACAG GCTAAAGACAAGGAGTGGTGGATCAAGGCCTTCTCCCAGTTCTGCAGTAAGACAGCAAACGAAGAGGAGGAGGTTGTGCACAAGCTGCTGGGGGACAAATTTAAG ggccagctggagctgctgcggtTGCTCTTCACCGAAGCCCTTTACGACGAACATCTCAGCAGG TGGTTCACTCCAGAAGGCTTTCGATCGCTCTTTGCCCTCGTTGGGACCAATGGCCAAGGCATAGGAACAAG CTCTCTGAGCCAGTGGGTACACGCTTGCGACGCGCTGGATCTCCCCATGCTGCAGCGGGAGGAGCTGGACGCCTTCATTGACCAGCTCTACAAGGACATCGAGAAGG AGTCAGGAGAGTTCCTTAACTGCGAGGGATCGGGTCTCTACGTGCTCCAGAGCTGCT GTAACCACAGCTGCATCCCCAACGCCGAGACATCCTTCCCGGAAAACAACTTCCTCCTGCACCTGACGGCTCTGGAGGACATCGAAGCAGGAgag GAAATCTGCATCAGTTATTTAGACTGTTGTCAGAGGGAGCGGAGCAGACACAGCCGCAACAAGATACTCAG GGAGAACTACTTGTTTACCTGCTCGTGTCCCAAGTGCCTAGCGCAAGCCGATGATGCTGACGTGACGTCGGACGAAGAGGAGGAGGGCGAAGGGGAGACAGATGATGCTGAGCTGGAGGACGAGATGACTGACGTTTGA